TTCGAGTTCATTTCATTGTGGAAAAACTCCCTGGCCCGTGTGGCCCAGGCGCGTCGCTTGGCATCGTCACTGTTAAATTCGCGGATTTTTTCCAGTAGGTCCTGCTCATCGGAGAAATAAACGACGCTCTCAGCGGGTAACAAGTCATCAAAATGTAATTTATCACTGGTGAACTGCAAAATACCGTTGCCCGCCAACTGCGCCATGCGTGCTGAGGAATACCAGTAATGGGTATCCTGGCGATTGAAATTCAGTCCCATTTTGGTTTGAGATAGAGCGTGGTCGTAGTCGCGGCCCCAAACGGGTGCCTCGCCGAAGCTGCCATAGGTTTTAAAGTTCAGCGAATCCCCCAAGGCATCTTTCAGGTTTTTAACCATTTGCAAACGCTTGGTGAAATTATTGCTGTTACTGCAGAAAAGCAGGTCGATGGCTAAATCTGTGCGTTCAGCGTTATTAAGGTTTTCAATCGAGGGTTCAACCGGGTTCGGCATGTGATAAACACGAGCACCAAAGCCCTCAAAAATTTTCAGTTCTCTTCGCCCGGTGGATACAAAAACTGCATCGGCGACTTCCGCGCGGTATTTGATTCGTTCGACATTGCTGGGAACAAAGAGGGGATCATTATTGCAGTGAGCGATAAAGCAATTGGGCAGGCGTTGCTTAATGGCCTTCAGAGTGTCGTTAGTGATCATATCGCAGTGGCCTGCAATGATGAGGTCTGGCTCAAAGGCCTCGACAGTTTCTATCAAGCGTCGGTTCGCCTTTTTTACACCCAGGTCGCGAATACCAAAGGGAGCCTCAAACGCGGCGATATCGCGGTCGCTGAACACTTGGGTGTAGTGGTCATTTTTAATCAGGCCGAAGGTGAGCTTTTGTGCCCAGCTAACCCTTGTCTTGCCATAGCGCCGTAGCTGCTGATAGGCGATATTCAGCACTCTCATGTTGTGTACTCTCGAAATTCAACACGGAAACCCGGATAGCCTCTGTAGTCAGCGGCTGGTACGGTGGGCGCAGAGTATAACAGCTGGTACCCCGGTCTTGTCGCGGAAGCAGCGCAGCAAAACCGAAACCTAGGGAAAGACGAACCATGCCACAAGATAACAGTCGAACTGATTTAAACCCGGAGTTCACCGCTGATTCGGTAGACATAATTTCCAGGGAAACCGTGTTTAAAGGATTTTTCACTATGGTGCGCCTGCGACTGCGCCACCGCTTGTTTCGCGGGGGTTGGAGCAATGAAATAGAGCGGGAGCTGTTTCAGCGTGGTGAGGCCGTGGGAGTCCTACTTTACGATCCTGTCAGGGACCTGTTGGCACTTAC
This DNA window, taken from Microbulbifer sp. VAAF005, encodes the following:
- a CDS encoding glycosyltransferase yields the protein MRVLNIAYQQLRRYGKTRVSWAQKLTFGLIKNDHYTQVFSDRDIAAFEAPFGIRDLGVKKANRRLIETVEAFEPDLIIAGHCDMITNDTLKAIKQRLPNCFIAHCNNDPLFVPSNVERIKYRAEVADAVFVSTGRRELKIFEGFGARVYHMPNPVEPSIENLNNAERTDLAIDLLFCSNSNNFTKRLQMVKNLKDALGDSLNFKTYGSFGEAPVWGRDYDHALSQTKMGLNFNRQDTHYWYSSARMAQLAGNGILQFTSDKLHFDDLLPAESVVYFSDEQDLLEKIREFNSDDAKRRAWATRAREFFHNEMNSKLYAQYIVEATSLQPFSHDYAWAQDINLDGTLR